In Mongoliitalea daihaiensis, one DNA window encodes the following:
- a CDS encoding GNAT family N-acetyltransferase, translating into MKIERLAFDSELFGYEVGRLLLKNQYEVDRIKLSNQPFQLIYINSPCPLDVDSTNVILVDEKLTFQKKLEIIEIKNQGVFSVQNWNEVFSMLAIESGHLSRFKTDKRLKNGEFEKLYKLWIKQAFEQQQLLAVSDNKGIVTVSTTNDQASIGLIAVHPEHRGKGIGKELITLAKSYAYQQGAKSIEVITQANNKQACQLYQGTGFQLIDKVYVYHYWKE; encoded by the coding sequence ATGAAGATTGAGAGATTGGCTTTTGATTCGGAATTGTTTGGATATGAAGTTGGAAGACTGCTTCTCAAAAATCAGTATGAAGTTGATCGAATCAAACTCAGCAATCAGCCCTTTCAATTAATTTACATTAATAGCCCATGCCCATTAGATGTTGATTCTACTAATGTAATTCTTGTGGATGAAAAACTCACTTTTCAAAAAAAACTAGAAATAATAGAAATAAAGAACCAAGGGGTTTTTTCAGTCCAAAACTGGAATGAAGTTTTTTCGATGTTGGCCATTGAAAGTGGACACCTTTCCCGCTTCAAAACCGACAAGCGATTGAAAAATGGAGAATTTGAAAAACTGTATAAGCTTTGGATCAAACAGGCATTTGAACAGCAGCAGCTTTTAGCAGTATCTGATAATAAAGGGATCGTTACTGTCTCTACAACCAACGATCAGGCAAGTATTGGTTTGATCGCGGTTCATCCAGAACATCGGGGCAAAGGAATAGGAAAAGAATTAATTACCCTAGCAAAATCCTACGCCTACCAACAAGGCGCTAAATCCATCGAAGTCATAACCCAAGCAAACAATAAACAGGCCTGTCAATTATACCAAGGAACTGGTTTTCAGTTAATTGATAAGGTGTATGTGTATCACTACTGGAAGGAGTAG
- a CDS encoding glycosyltransferase family 2 protein, protein MTTTSTATLSIISPVYRAEELLEELVLRIKRSVETVTDAYEIILIEDCGPDASWQEIKRLAAIHPEIKGYKLSRNFGQHYAITAGLDHAQGEWVVVMDCDLQDRPEEIPHLFKKAQEGFDVVLARRVERKDGFFKKLSSKIFYRTLAYLTGSHQDESVANFGIYHRKVIHAIVGMRESIRYFPTMVRWVGFRQTSIPVEHAANDQRESSYRLKQLFNLALDIMLAYSDKPLRLTIKLGMLVALTGFVFALYTLLRYFGGEIIVAGYASLIISLWVLTGFILVTLGMVGLYVGKTFEGVKKRPIYIIQESSNED, encoded by the coding sequence ATGACAACCACTTCTACAGCAACCTTATCCATCATCTCCCCAGTCTACCGAGCTGAAGAGTTATTGGAGGAGTTGGTGTTGCGGATTAAGCGGTCGGTGGAAACTGTCACGGATGCTTATGAGATAATTTTGATAGAGGATTGTGGACCTGATGCATCATGGCAGGAGATCAAAAGACTTGCTGCGATCCATCCTGAAATCAAAGGATACAAACTTTCAAGAAACTTTGGGCAGCATTATGCAATTACTGCTGGATTGGACCATGCGCAGGGAGAGTGGGTGGTAGTCATGGACTGTGATTTGCAGGATAGACCGGAAGAAATTCCTCACTTGTTTAAAAAAGCTCAGGAAGGATTTGATGTGGTCTTGGCTAGAAGGGTAGAGCGGAAGGATGGATTCTTTAAAAAGTTATCCTCCAAAATCTTTTATAGAACCCTCGCTTACTTAACCGGTTCTCATCAGGATGAAAGCGTAGCCAATTTTGGAATCTATCATCGCAAAGTCATCCATGCGATTGTGGGCATGCGGGAAAGTATTCGATATTTCCCAACCATGGTCCGCTGGGTAGGGTTTCGGCAAACAAGCATCCCCGTGGAACATGCAGCCAATGATCAAAGGGAAAGTAGCTATCGCTTGAAGCAATTATTTAATTTGGCTTTGGATATCATGTTGGCTTACAGCGATAAACCACTTCGATTGACAATCAAATTGGGGATGCTCGTAGCGCTTACAGGCTTTGTTTTTGCGTTATACACCTTGCTCCGATATTTTGGAGGTGAGATCATTGTCGCGGGGTATGCCAGCTTGATTATATCTTTATGGGTGCTTACTGGCTTTATTTTGGTTACCTTGGGAATGGTGGGTTTATATGTAGGGAAAACGTTCGAGGGGGTGAAAAAACGACCGATTTACATTATTCAAGAATCAAGCAATGAAGATTGA
- a CDS encoding endonuclease domain-containing protein, which yields MKKPELNYNASPEIFRRAKELRKNMTSAEVILWEKLRLGRLNDLKFRRQHPADKFILDFYCHQFKLGIELDGGIHEDKFQKERDIGRTERLESLGIHILRFSNEEVLKATNTVLTKILNEIEVLRKTLKEEK from the coding sequence ATGAAAAAGCCAGAGCTTAATTATAACGCTTCTCCAGAAATTTTCCGCAGAGCAAAGGAACTTAGGAAAAATATGACATCTGCGGAAGTTATTCTCTGGGAAAAATTAAGGTTAGGTAGGTTAAATGACTTGAAGTTCAGAAGGCAACATCCTGCTGATAAATTTATTTTAGATTTTTATTGTCATCAATTCAAACTAGGAATTGAACTTGATGGTGGAATTCATGAGGACAAGTTTCAAAAAGAACGGGATATCGGTAGAACTGAAAGATTAGAATCATTAGGTATCCATATACTTAGATTTTCTAATGAAGAAGTCTTAAAAGCAACAAATACAGTTTTGACTAAAATTCTTAATGAGATAGAGGTACTTAGAAAAACGCTGAAAGAAGAAAAATAG
- a CDS encoding ABC transporter permease, translating into MVNLKELWRYKDLLYFLTLRGIKARYAQSVLGVSWAIIQPLFTTMVFTIVFGGLAKVDSDGMPYVLFSYLALWPWNYFSGTLTESANSLIQNANMITKVYFPRMVLPLSSVLSKLLDFLIAFVVVIGMLIYFKQVPGWGILFLPLLTLQLLMCSLGVGMVLSAMAVKYRDVKHALTFVVQILLYAAPVVYSTTAVPDKYLNWYILNPMVGVIEGYRAAFLDRPMPWEWIWPGSIVALVLFVFGMFYFRRMERIFADVA; encoded by the coding sequence ATGGTTAATCTCAAAGAGCTCTGGCGATACAAAGATTTATTGTATTTCCTGACGCTTAGAGGCATTAAAGCCCGCTATGCACAATCAGTGCTTGGGGTCTCCTGGGCGATTATTCAGCCATTATTTACTACTATGGTTTTTACCATTGTCTTTGGTGGCCTGGCCAAGGTGGATTCGGATGGGATGCCTTATGTCTTGTTCAGTTATTTAGCCTTATGGCCTTGGAATTACTTTTCAGGAACGTTAACGGAGTCAGCAAACTCCCTTATCCAAAATGCCAATATGATTACCAAAGTGTATTTCCCACGCATGGTATTACCCTTATCCTCAGTTTTATCCAAGCTATTGGACTTCCTGATTGCATTCGTAGTCGTAATCGGTATGTTGATTTACTTCAAGCAAGTTCCCGGTTGGGGCATCCTATTTTTACCCTTGCTAACCTTGCAACTCCTGATGTGTAGCCTAGGAGTAGGGATGGTACTATCAGCCATGGCCGTCAAGTATCGGGACGTTAAACATGCCCTGACATTTGTAGTCCAAATTTTACTCTACGCAGCCCCAGTAGTGTATAGTACTACAGCTGTTCCGGATAAATACCTCAATTGGTATATCTTAAATCCCATGGTTGGCGTCATCGAAGGCTACCGAGCCGCCTTCCTAGACCGCCCCATGCCCTGGGAGTGGATTTGGCCAGGAAGTATAGTAGCGCTCGTATTATTTGTTTTTGGGATGTTTTACTTTCGAAGGATGGAGAGGATTTTTGCTGATGTGGCGTAA
- a CDS encoding type II toxin-antitoxin system RelE/ParE family toxin produces the protein MELKISHHFLIKLNIQVDYIAQHRPNVARKFKNELIQSLKTIGLNPWKNRKSIFFDSDEIRDFIFKKHIIVYKIDQSKNEIVVFSLVYNQESTTDKS, from the coding sequence ATGGAGCTTAAAATTTCCCATCATTTTTTAATAAAACTCAATATTCAAGTTGATTATATTGCCCAACACAGACCAAATGTTGCTAGAAAATTTAAAAATGAATTAATTCAAAGTCTAAAAACGATTGGTTTGAATCCATGGAAAAATAGAAAATCCATTTTTTTCGACTCTGATGAGATTAGAGATTTTATCTTTAAAAAGCATATCATAGTTTATAAAATAGACCAGTCTAAAAATGAAATTGTGGTTTTTAGTTTGGTATACAACCAAGAAAGTACAACAGATAAAAGTTAA
- a CDS encoding tRNA pseudouridine synthase A yields MKTIKIKVNNEVFNHFLWFLNRFSKDEIEIIEIEKYDRVKEEVVKDLESALISPEKYVSLGELDTILEDTLKKYGA; encoded by the coding sequence ATGAAGACGATAAAAATTAAAGTTAACAATGAGGTATTTAACCATTTCTTGTGGTTTCTAAATCGTTTCTCTAAAGATGAGATTGAAATTATCGAAATTGAGAAATATGATAGAGTGAAAGAAGAAGTTGTAAAGGATCTAGAAAGTGCTCTTATAAGTCCAGAGAAGTATGTTTCTCTTGGCGAATTAGATACTATTCTCGAAGATACTTTAAAGAAATATGGAGCTTAA
- a CDS encoding winged helix-turn-helix domain-containing protein, translating to MLDSLVTSKTRIKLLLKLFSNNNSGYLRSLAKDFEESTNSVRVELNRLTEAGLLVTEEEGKTKVYKANQSHPFFTEISRMVAKFLGLDDLLEQVVKRMGPVERAYIVGDYAMGIDSGTIDLILIGKELDLQYLDFLTIKTYEKVNREVKVQILEHDPGDVGGILVYG from the coding sequence ATGTTAGATAGTTTAGTCACCTCCAAAACCCGCATTAAGCTTCTCTTGAAATTATTTTCTAATAATAACTCCGGGTATTTGCGGTCCTTGGCGAAGGATTTTGAGGAGTCTACCAACTCGGTGCGGGTGGAGCTGAATCGCTTGACGGAGGCGGGATTGTTGGTGACCGAAGAGGAGGGGAAGACCAAGGTCTATAAAGCCAATCAATCGCATCCCTTCTTCACAGAAATCTCCCGCATGGTAGCAAAGTTTCTGGGGTTAGATGACCTGCTCGAACAAGTAGTCAAACGCATGGGACCGGTAGAGCGAGCTTACATAGTTGGCGATTATGCCATGGGTATTGATTCAGGAACCATCGATTTGATCTTGATAGGGAAGGAGCTCGACCTCCAATACCTGGATTTTCTCACCATCAAAACCTATGAAAAGGTCAACAGAGAAGTGAAGGTTCAGATCCTCGAACATGATCCCGGAGATGTGGGCGGGATCCTCGTCTACGGGTGA
- a CDS encoding four helix bundle protein — translation MKETIQEKTYRFAEVIIDAYLYLYDKGHFRLANQLVGAGTSIGANVEEAQAAQSKADFISKMSIAHKEARECKYWLKLLNKPKLLKEFDEFSYLLNEIQEINKVLYTIIKSSKSNLQNSKRKGSG, via the coding sequence ATGAAAGAAACTATTCAAGAAAAAACCTATCGATTTGCTGAAGTTATCATTGATGCTTACTTATATCTCTACGATAAGGGACATTTTCGATTAGCCAATCAACTTGTTGGAGCAGGAACCTCCATTGGTGCAAATGTTGAAGAAGCACAGGCTGCGCAATCCAAAGCAGATTTCATTAGTAAAATGAGTATTGCTCATAAGGAGGCAAGAGAATGTAAGTACTGGCTAAAACTTCTAAATAAACCCAAACTCTTAAAAGAATTCGATGAATTCTCATACCTCTTGAATGAAATTCAAGAAATCAATAAAGTCCTCTACACCATTATCAAATCATCAAAATCCAATCTCCAAAACTCCAAAAGAAAAGGCTCTGGCTAA